In one Cervus elaphus chromosome 9, mCerEla1.1, whole genome shotgun sequence genomic region, the following are encoded:
- the LOC122699835 gene encoding serine/threonine-protein phosphatase PP1-gamma catalytic subunit — translation MADIDKLNIDSIIQRLLEVRGSKPGKNVQLQENEIRGLCLKSREIFLSQPILLELEAPLKICGDIHGQYYDLLRLFEYGGFPPESNYLFLGDYADRGKQSLETICLLLAYKIKYPENFFLLRGNHECASINRIYGFYDECKRRYKIKLWKTFTDCFNCLPIAAIVDEKIFCCHGGLSPDLQSMEQIRRIMRPTDVPDQGLLCDLLWSDPDKDVLGWGENDRGVSFTFGAEVVAKFLHKHDLDLICRAHQVVEDGYEFFAKRQLVTLFSAPNYCGEFDNAGAMMSVDETLMCSFQILKPAEKKKPNATRPVTPPRGMITKQAKK, via the coding sequence ATGGCGGATATAGATAAACTCAACATCGACAGCATCATCCAACGGCTGCTGGAAGTGAGAGGGTCCAAGCCTGGTAAAAATGTCCAGCTACAGGAGAATGAAATCAGAGGACTGTGCTTAAAGTCCCGAGAGATCTTTCTCAGTCAGCCTATCCTGCTAGAACTTGAAGCACCACTCAAGATATGTGGTGATATCCATGGGCAATACTATGATTTGCTTCGACTTTTTGAGTATGGTGGTTTCCCGCCAGAAAGCAATTACCTGTTTCTTGGGGACTATGCGGACAGGGGAAAACAATCACTGGAGACTATCTGCCTCTTGTTGGCTTACAAAATCAAATATCccgagaatttttttcttctcagaggAAACCACGAATGTGCCAGCATCAATAGAATATATGGATTTTATGATGAAtgtaaaagaagatataaaattaaactaTGGAAAACTTTCACAGACTGCTTTAACTGTTTACCGATAGCAGCCATCGTGGATGAGAAAATATTCTGCTGTCATGGAGGTTTATCACCAGATCTTCAATCTATGGAGCAGATTCGGCGAATTATGCGACCAACTGATGTACCAGATCAAGGTCTTCTTTGTGATCTTTTGTGGTCTGACCCCGATAAAGATGTCTTAGGCTGGGGTGAAAATGACAGAGGAGTGTCCTTCACATTTGGTGCAGAAGTGGTTGCAAAATTTCTCCATAAGCATGATTTGGATCTTATATGTAGAGCCCATCAGGTGGTTGAAGATGGATATGAATTTTTTGCAAAGAGGCAGTTGGTCACTCTGTTTTCTGCGCCCAATTATTGTGGAGAGTTTGACAATGCAGGTGCCATGATGAGTGTGGACGAAACACTAATGTgttcttttcagattttaaagCCTGCAGAGAAAAAGAAGCCAAATGCCACGAGACCTGTCACACCTCCAAGGGGTATGATCACAAAgcaagcaaagaaatag